A window of Bradyrhizobium sp. AZCC 1719 genomic DNA:
CTGCGCCCAAAACGAAAAATGGTTTCGTCGCGCAGGAGAATTGTTTCGTCGGCCCTGTCGGACGAAACAATAGCGGGAAAAATCCAATGAATTCAGCCGGGACGCTGGTACTTGAGATGCTCAGGCTGAACTCCGCAAGCTCGCCATTGCGGCCACTTTGGCCCTCGTCCAATGGACGAGAACCGCCTCGCTCGCTGACAGATCGGATGAACCGAAGCTTCGGTCCGGCCGACTCAGCGAATGCCACGCAACCTTCCGCGTGCCTGTGCGTTGTGACCCTTCCTCAACAAAGGACAGCAGTCGTGGGCAATGGCAACAGTGCAACCCCGACCCGCAAACCCGGCCAGCCGGTGGGTGAAAATTTGTCTGGAAGTAGCGGCTCCGAACAGCGGATCGATCCTTCCCTGAAGACAGAGCGCCACGGAAAAGCCTCAGAGCATCCGGTGAGCCTTTGTGGTGCGATGTCGCAACAAGGCGGCGAATTTCGCGGCAATGTCTCTGCGCCGCAGAAATTCGTGCATCTGGTCGGCTGCCGCGACCGCAAGGTCGCGCCGGGCCAGGAGGCCCGCCAATATTCCAATCCGCTCAAGCGGTAAGCTTGATGCCCTCATCCGGGATACGATCTCGGATCCCGACCGGTATCGGACTTACTGGAAGAATTCACCGCATTTCTGAACGGCTGCTTCAGTGGCGCCCCAAGGCATGATCGGCACTGAGGAGGTGGAGTTTTTGGGTGAACCTTCGATCAGTTTGTCCGAATAGACCATGTAGACCAGCACATTGCGTTTGGCGTCGCAGCCGCGAACGATCTGCATCTTCTTGAAGAACAGCGAGCGGCGCTGGCGGAACATGTCGTCGCCCTGGTCCATCTTGTGCTTGAACTTGACCGGGCCGATCTGACGGCACGCCAGCGAGATATCCGAGACTTCCTCGGCAAGGCCGAGCCAGCCCTTGAAGCCGCCCTTTTCCGGCACCGTGAAGTGACAGGCCACCCCCTCGACCTCGGGGTCATCGACTGCGTAGGTCGCGAGCTTGTCGTTGGGGCTAAGCCATTTGAAGACCGTCGAGCGGCGGAAGATCAGATCGGGCTCGTCCGCGGCCGACGCCGGTGCCGCCTGCCACAATGTCAGCGCCAACATCACCAAGGCCAGAATTTCCCACTTCTTGTCACGCTTAACGATGGCCTTGGATGTCATTGATATCTCCGAGGAAGGGCTCGCCGCCTATGTAGTGCCGGAAAGCCGGACAGGAAGGCCGCTAGCGGACTTGGAGGCCTCAGTACCGCCTTATGGATGGCGTCAGATTGAGCGGGACAGCGTTTAACGGAATGTGAGGCTTTTTTGCTACGATCGGGGCGAAAAGCGCTGAAATTATAAGGCCTACGCTGGTGAACGCTTTTCGCCTCTGCGACAACAAACGGATTGGCAAGACGGTAGATTCGAGTATCTGGATTTAGGATCATGCGCGTGAGCGGGCATCGGTTTTTCAGCGCGAGTACTGCGGGCGCGACTATTTCGATGCAGCGATTTTGGCAGATTGCGATGTTGACCGCGGCCGGCTCCGTTGCCGCCGTTTCCCAGGCGGATGCCGCCACGATGTTTTACTGGCAGGATTCCGACCCCGGCTATTATCGGCCGATGCCGATGGTGCAGCCGCGAAAACCGAAGGTACGGCGGCCGTCAGCCAAGACCGAGGCGGCCATCAAGGAAACCAACGCCAAACCGCAGGGGCCGCTGATCATCGCGGTCTCGATCGATCAGCAGAAGGTCCGCGTCTACGACGCCAATGGATTGTTCGCCGAAAGCCCGGTGTCGACGGGCGTGAAGGGGCATCCGACCCCGATGGGCGTATTCAGCATCATCCAGAAACACAAGATGCACCGCTCCAATATCTATAGCGGCGCGCCGATGCCTTACATGCAGCGCATCACCTGGTCGGGGATTGCCCTGCATGCCGGCGTGCTGCCGGGCTATCCGGCGTCGCATGGCTGCATTCGCATGCCAACGGCCTTTGCCATGAAGATGTGGAACTGGACCCGGATGGGCGCGCGCGTCATCATCACGCCTGGCCAGATCACGCCTGCCAGTTTCTCGCACCCGTTGCTGGTGACGCAGAAAGTGGCCCCGCAACCGCTCATCGCCGACGATCCCACGACCGATGCGCCCGCGGTAAAGGGCGACAAGGGCGCGGACGCAGGCGATGCGGAGCCAAGCCTCGAGCTCCGATCGACCGTCGGCCACGCGGCGCCGCTGCGCGAACAGACCCACACGGCGGATGCCGGCAGCACTCGGCCGACGAGCGCCGTCGTGACCATGTCCGACGCAACGCCTGTCAGTGATACATCGAGCGCGGAGGCAAAGGCGGACGCGCCGAAATCAGAGCCAGCTATCTCGGCAGCCGATGAGACCACGAAGGCGATCGTTGATACACCGGCTGCGTCGGTTGTTGCGCCTGAGGTCAAGAAGGATACCGCGCGTCTGCCCGGCGCGGACAAGGGTCCCAGGGCCGAACCGCCCAGGCGTCCCGGCCTGATCGCGGTGTTCGTCAGCCGCAAGGATTCCAAGCTGTACGTCCGCGAGAGCTTCAAGCCGCAGTTCGATTTGCCGGTGACGATTGCGCCGAGCGACCGGCCGCTTGGCACCCATGTGTTCACCGTCGCGGCTGACAAGAAC
This region includes:
- a CDS encoding CreA family protein — protein: MTSKAIVKRDKKWEILALVMLALTLWQAAPASAADEPDLIFRRSTVFKWLSPNDKLATYAVDDPEVEGVACHFTVPEKGGFKGWLGLAEEVSDISLACRQIGPVKFKHKMDQGDDMFRQRRSLFFKKMQIVRGCDAKRNVLVYMVYSDKLIEGSPKNSTSSVPIMPWGATEAAVQKCGEFFQ
- a CDS encoding L,D-transpeptidase — translated: MQRFWQIAMLTAAGSVAAVSQADAATMFYWQDSDPGYYRPMPMVQPRKPKVRRPSAKTEAAIKETNAKPQGPLIIAVSIDQQKVRVYDANGLFAESPVSTGVKGHPTPMGVFSIIQKHKMHRSNIYSGAPMPYMQRITWSGIALHAGVLPGYPASHGCIRMPTAFAMKMWNWTRMGARVIITPGQITPASFSHPLLVTQKVAPQPLIADDPTTDAPAVKGDKGADAGDAEPSLELRSTVGHAAPLREQTHTADAGSTRPTSAVVTMSDATPVSDTSSAEAKADAPKSEPAISAADETTKAIVDTPAASVVAPEVKKDTARLPGADKGPRAEPPRRPGLIAVFVSRKDSKLYVRESFKPQFDLPVTIAPSDRPLGTHVFTVAADKNDPNLLRWSVVSLPVMARNAARIDNTEPAARRGRMPGAALAEVKLLPAANSPAEALDRIAVAPEAIARIAEMLTTGSSIVVSDHGINTGGETGEGTDFIVPLRMVQP